AATGGCCGTTGCCGATCACCAGCGCAACGCGGCTGGCTGACGTGCCGATCGAGCCGGTCTGCTCGGTGCCGATCGCCTTGGCGGCGTCGAGCGAACGCTTGTTCAGCGCGGCATGGGCGCCGATCGCCAGCGACACCACGCCTGCGAAAGCAACGGCAATGGTGACGGTGCGGCGGGAGATGCGGAGCTTACCGAGGTTCATCACGTTACCATCCCAAGTTTGTCCCAAGGCACCAAAGCAAGACCAGCGCCAGTTAGTCGCTGAGGACCGTTCAAGTTTGAAAGGGGTTGCAGGGTGTGTGCCGACCAATTGCGCGCAATTTGCGGCACCGCAACAACCGGGCTTTTAGCCTGCCGGGCCCTCCCGAACAACCTCATTTGGTGCATGGATCCCCATAACCGCAGATACTGGTGGAAAGTTAATTTCACTTAAGTGATCTACATCACATTTGTGTTTTTCGCGGATTTGTATAGTTTTCAAGGGCTTGCAGGCCCGAATCCGGCCGGCGGTGGTCGCATGGGCTTTTGACCAAGCCCAACGCGGCCCTCCCTTCACCGTTCCGGCGGAAAGAAACTGCATGGGCTTCCACACCATCGCCGGCGCCGCATTTCGGGCGCTGACCGCGCGGAAAGACGGCCCCTCGCTGTACGACGTCTGCGATCCCGTGCTGCTGAAATACCGCGGCGGCGACCCCCATCTCGGCAAGTTCTATCGCACGGCCCTGGGCAATCCGGCGCTGCGGCCGCTGCTGCGGCGGACCGGGCTGCCCGCGTTGCGGGACGAAAAACGACTAGGCGCCTTGCAGGAGGCGCTGATCAGGGCGCGCGACGAGGCCGAGCCGGACTGGGCCGCCGTCGGCGCCCCGATCGCCGAACTGATGGCCGATATCGGCGTGCACCACCCCGCCCCGCAGCCGGCGGCGGCAGCGGACCGGGCGCCCGGTCTCGCCGAGATCGACCGGGTGATCCGCCGCTGCGGCGTGCATCTCCTCGGCTCGTTTGCCAGAAACGGCTTCATTCCGACCTATGCCGCCTTCAACCTGATCGGCGACCCCGACATGGGCGGGCGCGAAATGCTGATGGCGCTAACGGGGCTGAACTCGCGCGGCTACAAGAACTCGACGCTGCTGTTCAGCCTGGCGCGGATTTTCATCGCGCATTCGCCCGCCCGCGCCCTGATCAACCCGCCATGGACGGGGGTCGCCGAGCCGATATGGCAGCCGATGCAGATCCGCCACCGCTCGGCCTATTACGACGCCTTCTTCACCGAGGCGCTGCTGAGCTATGTCGAGACCGGGCTGGCGTCCGCCGACGAGGCCGCGACGTCGCGGCGCGCGATAGCCGACATGGTGGATTTCTGCCTAAAGACCTCGGCCGAGGAAGTGTCCTCACACGACGGCTCCACGGTGCGAGTGATCACGGCCCTGGCGCCGCTGCCGCATCCGCGCTTCTCGCGCTTCTTCGCCCAGATCAAGCAGGATCTGGGCTTCGGCATCTACGTGCCGGACTGCGACACCACGGCGTGCTCGTTCTCGGCGGCGACCCAGGCAGGCTCCGCCGATCCGATCCTCGACCAGCCGCTTTTGGATTTCTACCGCGGCTATCAGGTGCGCGAGGGCGCCAACGAGCCGCGCGTCACCGTGCCCTTGAACGACAATATCGATTACGAAGGCGGTGTCGTCACCTGGATCGACAATCTCGCCGGCGACCGGCCCTACGGCAACGACCTCGATCCGACGCTCAATCTCGACATTCTCGAAGTCTCTTTCCGTAATCTTGCGCGCTGGAGGATTTTGGAGACGCCTTTGCGGCTGGAGACGGTGCATCGCATCCTGGGCTTCCAGCGGCGGCTGGCCGAAAGCGGCGCGTTCAGAAATCCGCCCTCGCACATCTATTATCTGCCGGAACTCTACTCCGCCTATTTCGGCCGCTGCCATGCCGCGTTCATGGCGTTGCCTGATGCGGCGCGGCGGGCGATCGATCCGGATGGCACGTTCGCGTTCATCCGCAACAAGGTGCTCGGCTATGTCCAGGGAGAATTGATCGCGCGCGAGATGAACCCGTTCGACGCCGCGCTGGCGCTGATGGCGCTGGCGCATCTCGGCGCCGACGTCTCGACCTTCGCGCCGGCGCTCAACTGCATCACGGCCCATTTCGGCGAAGGCGGCAGGCATGGGCCGTACAGGGCCTATGAATGGAACAAGATGAAGACGCCGACGCGGATTCTGGTCGGCGGACCCGAGGTGACGTCGGCGTTTGTGTTGATGGGACTGGCGCTGGCAAGAAGGGCGATGGTGAAGAACGCGTAGGGGGCGGTTAGGCGAAGTAGCGTAGCCCGGATGGAGCGAAGCGAAATTCGGGGCGGTCTCGCCAGAGGGAGCAGTTTCCCGGATTGCGCTTCGCTCCATCCGGGCTACGGTTCGCAATGACGGGAAGTTGAAAACGATGCGACGCTACGACACTGGCAAGACGGCCCCATTGTCCGCACTATCCGCATCATTCCGCTGCTGGGGCCACCGATGAATATACGGAAATTGCTGGCCGCGCTTTTGCTGCTGTCGCTCCCCGCCATGGCGCAAGCGGCCGACATCACCGGCGTCCCGAAAATCCGCGAAGGCGATCAGCTCCAGATCGGCAACAGCCGCATCCGTCTGGGCGGCATCGACGCGCCGTCCGTCGATCAGCTCTGCCTCAACACCAAGGGCGAGCGCTGGGCCTGCGGCGCCGCCGCGCGCGACGAACTGATCAAACGCTTCGGGAGCAAGAGCTGGACCTGTCATACAAGGGCCGTCACCGACCGCCGCGGCCGCACGGTGGCGCGCTGCGAGGCCGACGGCGAGGACATCCAGAAATGGCTGGTGTCGAACGGCTGGGCGCTGGCGCTGACGCGCGTCTCGCACGACTACGAGGGCGACGAGAAGGCCGCGCGCGAGGCCAAGGCCGGGATGTGGCAGGGTGCGTTCATCGCGCCGTGGGACTGGCGCGTCCGCAACAAGAAGACCACTATTCTCGGCGCGATCAAGCCGCCGGAGAACGCCAAAGCGATCCTGCTGGCGTCGGCGTCCGGTCCGGTTGCGCCATCGCCGGACTGCACCATCAAGGGCAATGTCAACCGCTCCGGCGAATGCATCTTTCACCAGCCGACCAGCCGCTGGTATGCGAAGATCGAGATGAAAATCTCAAAGGGCACGCGCTGGTTCTGCTCGGTCGAGGAAGCCGAAGCCGCCGGCTGCCGGGAGACGAGGCGGTAGTTTTTGTCTTAACCTCGCCCCGCTTGCGGGGAGAGGTCGGATCGCCCTTCGCGATCCCGGTGAGGGGGTACAGGTCCATCTATCTGGCATCAGAATTCGCGGAGAGAGCCCCTCACCCCGACCCTCTCCCCGTAAGAACGGGGAGAGGGAGAAGTGCGGCTGCCGTCCCTGACCGACTTCCTTAGAGCGCAACGCCGTGCCGGATATTCAAACCAACCAACAACCGCAAGCGCCGCCGCGAAAAAAACGCGGCGGGCTGCGGCGCGCGACGATGCTCGTGCTCGTCATCCTCGGCGGTTACGGCCTGCTCGCCTATCTGGTGCTGCCGGGGTTCTGGACGCATTACGAGCATCAGCGCGGGCTCGCCGACATGCCGATGGTGACGCGGACCGGCCAGGGCATTCCCGGCGATCCCATGAATGTCGGACTGATCGGCGATCTCGCCGACGTGGTCTGCGCCATGCACGCGGCCGGCTGGTATCCGGCCGACCGGATCACGCTGAAATCGTCGATCGAGATCGTCGGCAGCGTACTGCTCGACCGGCCCTACAAGGACGCGCCGGTGAGCAATCTCTACTATCTCGGCCGCCGCGAGGATCTCGCCTATGAAAAGCCGATCGGGGCCAGTGCCGACCGCCGCAACCATGTGCGCTACTGGAAGGTGCTGGAAAGCGGCGAGGAGAAGCGACCGGTCTGGCTTGGGGCGGCGACGGAAGATCGCGGCGTCGGCGTCAGCAAATACACTGCGGCCGTGACGCACCACATCAGCCCCGATCTCGACGCCGAGCGCGCGCTGCTCGCGGCTGATCTGGAAAATGCCGGCATGGTCGAGGCGAAATATCAGGTCACCGGCATAGGGCCGACGATTGCGGGCCATAATGGCGGCGGCGACCTCTATTACACCGACGGCGAAATCTGGGTGCTGCGGCTGGTCGAGGCCTGCAAAAAGCGGGACGGGCCTGCGGTGACGATCCCTAGCCCGCCGGCGAC
This portion of the Bradyrhizobium sp. AZCC 2262 genome encodes:
- a CDS encoding thermonuclease family protein — translated: MNIRKLLAALLLLSLPAMAQAADITGVPKIREGDQLQIGNSRIRLGGIDAPSVDQLCLNTKGERWACGAAARDELIKRFGSKSWTCHTRAVTDRRGRTVARCEADGEDIQKWLVSNGWALALTRVSHDYEGDEKAAREAKAGMWQGAFIAPWDWRVRNKKTTILGAIKPPENAKAILLASASGPVAPSPDCTIKGNVNRSGECIFHQPTSRWYAKIEMKISKGTRWFCSVEEAEAAGCRETRR
- a CDS encoding LssY C-terminal domain-containing protein, which encodes MLVLVILGGYGLLAYLVLPGFWTHYEHQRGLADMPMVTRTGQGIPGDPMNVGLIGDLADVVCAMHAAGWYPADRITLKSSIEIVGSVLLDRPYKDAPVSNLYYLGRREDLAYEKPIGASADRRNHVRYWKVLESGEEKRPVWLGAATEDRGVGVSKYTAAVTHHISPDLDAERALLAADLENAGMVEAKYQVTGIGPTIAGHNGGGDLYYTDGEIWVLRLVEACKKRDGPAVTIPSPPATELKDQIWRAIANAVGK